A window from Citrus sinensis cultivar Valencia sweet orange chromosome 5, DVS_A1.0, whole genome shotgun sequence encodes these proteins:
- the LOC102627418 gene encoding F-box protein At5g62510-like gives MTKTLKTENLDADKIMATNNGNFFEDMVVEILSKFPVKSLLRFRCVCKSWYELFESPSFISKHLKAGNSNTRLILRYVDSSDDPEFPRLRDCLFLDPTLANISLEEDLLLLMPIDDHLRGPFEGLFIMFIGGDEIALYNRATRDLKFLPKLTLIDNLESIYTIMFGLGLDPKCNYYKLVYIVTYHDSELGEVLNDSRQVFIYSFSDNSWRNFQVFEFGTYDLNEVLDCTYHNGACHWLVPFGPFHPLCCHYVILSFDMSDEVFEEIQGPNCLLEIAPEHTVFGLYNDSLSFLVFDERESCFDIWTMKERYHWTKEFSTTPILAVDAPIGFWKNDTFFIGSNTEELLLYDPNSEEIIDFQHKGCCFTIFFDKESLFTLKG, from the coding sequence atgacaaaaacatTGAAGACTGAAAATCTCGACGCAGATAAGATAATGGCAACAAAcaatggaaatttttttgaagacATGGTGGTTGAAATTCTGTCGAAGTTTCCCGTTAAATCTTTACTACGGTTCAGGTGCGTTTGTAAATCTTGGTATGAATTATTTGAAAGCCCTAGTTTCATTTCCAAACACCTAAAAGCTGGAAACAGTAATACTCGTCTCATTCTACGTTATGTAGATTCCAGTGATGATCCTGAATTTCCAAGACTTCGTGATTGTTTGTTCCTTGATCCAACACTGGCAAATATATCTTTAGAGGAAGATCTTCTTCTACTAATGCCCATAGACGATCATTTGAGGGGTCCTTTTGaaggtttatttattatgtttataGGAGGAGATGAAATTGCTTTATACAACCGTGCTACCAgagatttaaaatttcttcCAAAACTTACACTCATAGACAATCTAGAATCAATTTACACTATTATGTTTGGATTGGGATTAGACCCAAAATGTAACTACTATAAGTTAGTTTACATTGTGACTTACCATGATAGTGAACTTGGGGAAGTTCTTAACGATTCAAGACAAGTTTTTATTTACAGCTTTAGTGATAATTCCTGGAGAAATTTTCAAGTCTTTGAGTTTGGTACGTATGATCTTAATGAAGTGTTAGATTGCACATATCATAATGGAGCTTGTCACTGGTTGGTACCGTTTGGCCCTTTTCATCCACTTTGTTGTCATTATGTGATCCTTTCATTTGACATGAGTGATGAAGTTTTTGAAGAGATACAAGGGCCTAATTGCCTTCTTGAAATAGCACCTGAGCATACAGTTTTTGGGTTATACAACgattctctttcatttttagtATTTGATGAAAGGGAGAGTTGTTTTGATATATGGACAATGAAGGAGAGATATCATTGGACCAAAGAATTCTCTACTACCCCTATTCTCGCAGTTGATGCTCCAATTGGGTTTTGGAAGAATGATACCTTTTTTATAGGATCTAACACGGAAGAGTTACTTTTATATGATCCGAATTCTGAAGAAATCATTGACTTTCAACACAAAGGCTGTTGCTTTACGATTTTTTTCGATAAAGAGAGTTTATTCACATTGAAAGGCTAG